Proteins encoded together in one Halorubellus sp. JP-L1 window:
- a CDS encoding helix-turn-helix domain-containing protein, protein MFVQFHLDSTALQTAIEHAPGTHVTVQHVDATPTIPLRSVFWASDCEFDAFERGLEADETITDSRLVAENGDERLYRAHYHEDIPDVAIYRAAIEADGVFLKGESSGDGWTLKMLFPTRDAFNEFRDACAAVDLSIDVDSIYSKPFSGSGDEIALTDPQRDLLTRAVEVGYFDIPRETTLQELGQQMNISGQAASERLRRGMETLIRETVTEEALAKAENTDT, encoded by the coding sequence ATGTTCGTACAGTTTCACCTCGACTCGACGGCTCTCCAGACCGCGATCGAGCACGCGCCGGGGACGCACGTCACGGTTCAGCACGTCGACGCGACACCGACGATACCCCTCCGTAGCGTCTTCTGGGCGTCGGATTGCGAATTCGACGCATTCGAGCGTGGTCTCGAAGCCGACGAAACGATAACGGATTCGCGACTCGTCGCCGAGAACGGCGACGAGCGACTCTATCGCGCGCACTACCACGAAGACATCCCGGACGTCGCCATCTATCGTGCCGCCATCGAGGCCGACGGCGTGTTCCTCAAGGGGGAGTCGTCCGGCGACGGCTGGACGCTGAAGATGCTGTTCCCGACCCGGGACGCGTTCAACGAGTTCCGGGACGCGTGCGCCGCCGTCGACCTGTCGATCGACGTCGACTCGATCTACAGCAAGCCGTTCTCGGGGTCCGGCGACGAGATCGCGCTCACGGACCCGCAGCGGGATCTGTTGACGCGCGCGGTCGAGGTCGGGTACTTCGACATTCCGCGCGAGACCACGCTCCAGGAGCTCGGCCAGCAGATGAACATCTCCGGGCAGGCGGCGTCGGAGCGGCTGCGACGCGGCATGGAGACGCTCATCCGCGAGACCGTCACCGAGGAGGCGCTCGCGAAAGCGGAGAACACCGACACGTAG
- a CDS encoding CHY zinc finger protein, whose product MSEDDPAARTGRDERARAATESADVDAEPDRSSRRVSVVGEERVRGVEVDAVTRCAHYGTDRDVVAIRVACCERFYPCHACHAAVAEHDAERWPRSSFDAPAILCGACGTVLSIETYLDCEHACPDCGHAFNPGCAAHADRYFDV is encoded by the coding sequence GTGAGCGAGGACGACCCTGCGGCACGAACGGGCCGTGACGAGCGGGCACGAGCAGCGACGGAATCGGCCGACGTCGACGCTGAACCCGACCGCTCCTCGCGTCGGGTCAGCGTCGTCGGCGAGGAGCGCGTTCGCGGCGTCGAGGTGGACGCTGTGACGCGATGCGCGCACTACGGAACCGACCGCGACGTCGTCGCGATCCGGGTCGCGTGCTGCGAGCGATTCTATCCGTGTCACGCCTGTCACGCGGCGGTCGCCGAGCACGACGCCGAGCGCTGGCCGCGGTCGTCGTTCGACGCGCCAGCGATCCTCTGTGGCGCCTGCGGGACCGTGCTCTCCATCGAGACGTACCTCGACTGCGAGCACGCCTGTCCCGATTGCGGGCACGCGTTCAATCCGGGGTGTGCGGCGCACGCCGACCGCTACTTCGACGTATAA
- a CDS encoding deoxyuridine 5'-triphosphate nucleotidohydrolase: MYRAGSFVASHVEPTRADQHQPNGVDLTLDAVFEQREPGRIGRDGKEVGARQEREPETVGGDTTASGDRDVDAGTYYLEEGSYVVRYGETISIPEGHVGFVYPRSSLMRNSCMLNTAVWDAGYEGRGEGLLQVHHDVELVEGARIAQLVLAEAEHDGEYDGDYQGENLSP; encoded by the coding sequence ATGTATCGCGCTGGGTCGTTCGTGGCTTCGCACGTGGAACCGACGCGCGCCGACCAACACCAGCCCAACGGCGTCGACCTGACGCTCGACGCCGTGTTCGAGCAACGCGAACCGGGTCGCATCGGCCGCGACGGCAAGGAAGTCGGTGCTCGGCAGGAGCGCGAACCCGAAACGGTCGGTGGCGACACCACCGCAAGCGGTGACCGCGACGTCGACGCCGGCACGTACTACCTCGAGGAGGGATCGTACGTCGTCCGGTACGGCGAGACGATCTCGATCCCCGAGGGCCACGTCGGGTTCGTCTACCCGCGGTCGTCGCTCATGCGGAACTCGTGCATGCTGAACACCGCGGTCTGGGACGCCGGCTACGAGGGCCGCGGCGAGGGCCTCCTCCAGGTCCATCACGACGTCGAACTCGTCGAGGGCGCGCGCATCGCACAGCTCGTGCTCGCGGAAGCGGAACACGACGGCGAGTACGACGGCGACTACCAGGGCGAGAACCTCTCACCTTGA